accattatgccaacttgacttccctggacagacgaccccaccaatgtgtcctggagctccacttcctcagagccccaccccactagggaaagagagagacaggctgggagtatggagccacctgtcaatgcccatatccagtggggaagcaattgcagaagccagaccttctaccttctgcatcccacagtgaccctgggtccatgctcccagaggggtaaagaataggaaagctgtcaggggaggggatgggatacagagttctgatggtgggaactgtgtggagttgtaccactcttatcccatggtttttgtcagtgtttacatgtcataaataaaaattatatttaaaaaagaaagttagccTAACCCTTTTGGAAAGCAAGTTTTCAGGATATATTCAGTCCTGAGATGGGACTCCATGGTGAGCCGGGTGCAGATAAGTGGAGACTGTGGCTCAtctctgctgggggtgggggaagaggctCTGGCAACAGTGACAAACAGTGTAATGAGGACAGGTCACAATGCCCACAGTGGATAAAAGTGGCCCCACTGGGTGGCTTAGTAGTAAGCAGAGTCTTCAGTCTCTGAGGAGAGGAACAACTAGGCCATGGTTGGCATCTGAATGTGTGGAATCAAGGGAGGTCAGGCTGAAGAAGATCCTCCCTGGCCCTAGTGAACACCAGTATCTGTGTACCCTGACATCCACCGGAGCCCTGACCTCAACCCACCTCCACATCTGTATGACCTGACTTCCCCTGGGACCCCAACCTCTGCACTCTAGACGTCTGAGCATCCTAATGTCTCCATGCCCTCTACAGAGCATGGTCTTGTCCAGCTGTGACTATCTCTGGCACTGAGCAGTTTGAGTCGGCACTCCAACCCTGTCCTTAGTCACACCCAAACAAAGTCTACAGAAACAAACTGCTAACTCACCTGCCACAAGACCAGGGACATTGGTGATTCTGCAAGGTCTGGTAAGGAGCTGTGGGGAGACCGTCTTGATTAAAGTTAGTCATGAACTGCCAGGAGGATTTACCATACTACACCGCTCAGAGCAGCCCAGCCATGGGCATGTTTAATACCTCTATGGGAAAGCTACAGCAGCAGCTGTACAAGGGGGAGTACGCTCTGTTCAAATATGCACCCATGTTCGAAAGTGACTTCATACAGATCAGCAAAAAAGGAGAAGTGATTGATGTGCACAACAGGGCCCGAAGGGTAACTGTGGGCATTGTCCGCACCAGCCCCCACCTTACACTCCCTGATGTCATGCTGCTGGCCCGACCAGCAACCATCTGTGACGACTACCACAGGCATGGTGCCGCCAGCCAGGAGAAAGGGGGTAAGCCCACGCAGATCTTGGAGCTAACCAGGCTGTTTCCCTTAAAGCTTGTAAAGATATCCATCCATAACGGCACAAAACAGCAGCTCCACCTAAAGCTTGCCACCGGACGCTCCTTCTACCTGCAGCTGTGTCCCCCCTCAGATACAAGAGACCTTTTTGTTCTCTGGGAAAATCTCATTTACATCCTGACGCCACCAGTGGAGGCTTACAGTGGGACCCAGGCCATCCCTGCTGGGAACAAACTAGATGTGCCTGGCTTTGAGGAAGAGAACAACATATTGGTAAGTCTTTGCAGAGACTAGAAGATGGAGCTCAGTCAATTTGGGGGCATCTAATGGTTCCAGTCCTTACTGCTGAGGAGAGGCCAAAACGCATTGCACAGGAAAGTCTGGGGCCAGATGAGTCAGGTATATACACTGTGTCTGTCTGAGCTCACCCCTGTGTGAATATGCTCATTATCTATCTATGCCAGGCTCCCAGTGTGTAGGGATAAGCCAGGTACCTAGAGGTCAAGCCATGTCGGAGATGCTCCAAGTGCTTCCTCACAGATCTCCCCAAGGTCATATGCCAGAGATTCCATAACTCTTAGAAAGTCTTGATTTCATATTCAGTATTGTAAAAATACCATTGGCCTGACCATTCAACCTATTTTTGAACATATATCACACCAATCCAGGAAGATGGCTATGGCACAGAATTTAAAGTCTCCCTGTGACTGTCATGTGCTATCTGTGTACAACAGTGGTGTTGTGGTATGAGTATATGCAAGTGTGCTTGAGTGAGTGTGCACAATGACAgtagctaactttttttttcttttttaccagagcacagctcaactctggcttatagtggtgctagggctgaaccagggacttttggTACCTCAAACACTAAAGTCTttggcatcaccattatgctctctctccagccctgctAACAAAAATTTAGATGCATACCAGTTGGCTAGCAGAAATAGGAAAATAAGTCTCTAAGTGTCTGGGCTTAATAACTGGTGGGTGACAGAGTCATCTCTAAGTGTCTGGGCTTACTAACTGGTGGGTGACAGAGTCATCTCTAAGTGTCTGGGCTTAATAACTGGTGGGTGACAGAGTCATCTCTAAGTGTCTGGGCTTACTAACTGGTAGATGATAGTGCTCTCATTGGCACTGGAACTATTCCAGCAAAACTGTTGTGTTTATTGCAGTCACTGTGGGGACACTATAAAGGGAGCCCCTAGATCAAGTGGGAGACtggacctgagacctcagaattcTTATGAACTCCTGTTATTTAGCTCCACGAATAAAAGGGATCAGATCTTTctggcctcagcttctttcctttgCTTATTTATCTTCCCCTTAGATACACGGCACTCACTTCTATGGAAGGGATCAAGATCAAATAAGCATCAAGAGCCTTCACATGAGCCCTGAAGTGTTTGGGGCTACTCAGTATGGTTATACCAGAGGGGAGTGAAATCAACATGGTCCCCACATACTGCCGTCAGTAATTCACATGCTGCTGAGTAAAGGGCAGCGGTGGTGGTAAGATCAGTGGTGGCAACAGGCACCCTCACAGGTGCCCTGAATGTGGTTGTAACCAAGTCTGCAGATGCAGAAGAGAAACGGTACAAGCGGGAACAGTGCAAGCCTTTACAGATTCTGGAGGAGCTAGTGCAACCAAAATGCTTATATTCAGCAGGTATTAATACCATTAGCAAGAGCTGGAAGCACTTCTCAGATGGCGTGTGCAGCATGTAAGACCTGCTGGCCTCCCCTACAGAGGTCTGTGTGACTATGGACTGCAAGGGCAGAGGCTAATGGCAAGCAGGTTACAAAGACAGAAGGCTCACAATCAGGACCTCCTCATCTCACCCTTCAGAGTGAAGTCTTCAAGAGCGAACAGAATGGGAGCCAGGGCACCTCTGCCCAGGACTCTTTAGGGAAGAGATTCCATGTCTGGCACTATACAAAGTGCAAAGCTAGGCATCGCTTCTTTGACTGGTGAGAAGCAGTTCCCACCCACTGGAATACAATGAACTCGGATTTTCTGCTTTACTAACATGTGATCCATAGATCAGGAAAgagtagcaataaaataaatggcaACTGACAATCAGGCTTTGACTAACTCTAACTTTCTCCTTGTCGTTTTTTACTAAATGAACAGGTGACAGACTAAAGTGTTTCAAGATACTCTGAAAAAGTCTTATATGCTTACTATCTACATTTGATCTTCCCAAAACTGCTTCTGAACTATTAAGCCAGGTATAAGAAGCCAACAGACACAGGACAGTGTAAATGAAGCCAGAGAAGCAACATGGCATCACA
This portion of the Erinaceus europaeus chromosome 7, mEriEur2.1, whole genome shotgun sequence genome encodes:
- the GARIN6 gene encoding Golgi-associated RAB2 interactor protein 6, encoding MNCQEDLPYYTAQSSPAMGMFNTSMGKLQQQLYKGEYALFKYAPMFESDFIQISKKGEVIDVHNRARRVTVGIVRTSPHLTLPDVMLLARPATICDDYHRHGAASQEKGGKPTQILELTRLFPLKLVKISIHNGTKQQLHLKLATGRSFYLQLCPPSDTRDLFVLWENLIYILTPPVEAYSGTQAIPAGNKLDVPGFEEENNILIHGTHFYGRDQDQISIKSLHMSPEVFGATQYGYTRGE